One region of Pleuronectes platessa chromosome 18, fPlePla1.1, whole genome shotgun sequence genomic DNA includes:
- the stpg1 gene encoding O(6)-methylguanine-induced apoptosis 2 isoform X1, protein MAQQVNQLDRERFCCSICLDLLKDPVTTGCGHSYCRSCINNHWDKGEERGSYSCPQCRQTFTPRPVLVKSAMLADLVEELKKTGLQAAPADHCYAGPEDVACDVCTGRKLKALKSCLVCLASYCENHLQPHLQSAPFKKHKLVEPSEKLQENICSRHDEVMKIFCRTDQQCICYLCSMDEHKDHDTVSAAAEWTERQRELGLRRQTIQQRVQDTEKDVKLLQQEEEAINGSADKAVKDTEEIFTELIRLLEKRSSDVKQQIRSQQETEVSRVRELQEKLEQEITELKRKDHELKQLSDTEDHNQFLHNYPSLSPLSGSTHSSSIRIRPLRYFEDVTAAVSQGSGGYSNPQRNIPGPNVYNTQSSFINKYDFSSGVSRAFRRPLAVQPVGPKQRTPAPNQYDVSCGSRDRFSSVVGTSAFLSKTGRDSFYPDKNLPSPCHYEVNNYRIQHGSKVVLSPFRSKTQRIPALVDKHVPGPGAYSPHRAPTPVKKTLLPRGCHLAKSEPALAVAKDPPLPGPGQYDIQNPDATSRHPMLTAAFASRTERLPQYFSTEVKPGPGNVHSNISSNDAFKKQAFHRKLWLM, encoded by the exons atggcgcagcaagTAAATcaactggacagagaaagattctgctgttcgatctgtctggatctactgaaggatccggtgactactggctgtggacacagctactgtaggagctgtattaacaaccactgggacaaaggggaggagagaggaagctacagctgccctcagtgtagacagaccttcacaccgaggcctgtcctggtgAAAAGCgccatgttagctgatttagtggaggagctgaagaagactggactccaagctgctcctgctgatcactgctatgctggacctgaagatgtggcctgtgatgtctgcactgggagaaaactgaaagctctcaagtcctgtttggtttgtttggcctcttattgtgaaaatcacctccagcctcatcttcagtcagctccatttaagaagcacaagctggtggagccctcggagaagctccaggagaacatctgctctcgtcacgacgaggtgatgaagatattctgccgcactgatcagcagtgtatctgttatctctgctctatggatgaacacaaagaccacgacacagtgtcagctgcagcagaatggactgagaggcagagagagctcgggctgaggagacaaacaatccagcagagagtccaggacacagagaaagacgtgaagctgcttcaacaggaggaggaggccatcaatggctctgctgataaagcagtgaagGATActgaggagatcttcactgagctgatccgtctgctggagaaaagaagctctgatgtgaagcagcagatcagatcccagcaggaaactgaagtgagtcgagtcagagagcttcaggagaaactggagcaggagatcactgagctgaagaggaaagaccatgaactgaagcagctctcagacacagaggatcacaaccagtttctacacaactacccctcactgtcaccactcagtggatctacacactcatccagcatcaggatccgtcctctgaggtactttgaggacgtgacagcagctgtgtcccag GGAAGCGGGGGTTACAGTAACCCACAGAGAAACATCCCAGGACCAAATGTCTACAACACACAGAGCTCCTTCATAAACAAGTATGATTTTAGCTCGGGCGTCTCCAGAGCGTTCAGGCGGCCGCTGGCTGTGCAGCCGGTCGGTCCCAAGCAGAGAACTCCAGCTCCAAATCAATATGAC GTCAGCTGTGGGAGTAGAGACAGATTCTCCTCGGTGGTCGGTACTTCAGCTTTCCTCTCAAAAACGGGACGTGACTCTTTCTATCCAGATAAAAACCTGCCTTCGCCAT GCCACTATGAGGTGAACAACTATAGGATCCAGCACGGCTCCAAAGTGGTCTTGTCCCCCTTCAGATCTAAAACCCAGAGAATCCCTGCTCTCGTGGACAAACATGTCCCTGGCCCCGGGGCCTACAGTCCCCATAGGGCCCCCACACCAGTGAAGAAGACCCTCCTACC GAGGGGTTGTCATTTGGCAAAATCAGAGCCTGCCCTGGCTGTTGCAAAGGATCCGCCCCTGCCGGGCCCCGGGCAATATGATATACAGAATCCTGACGCCACGTCCAGACATCCAATGCTCACTGCGGCGTTTGCATCCAGAACTGAAAGATTACCACAATACTTTTCCACCGAAGTGAAGCCGGGTCCAGGTAATGTCCACTCAAACATATCCTCAAAtgatgcttttaaaaaacaagcaTTTCACAGGAAACTCTGGTTAATGTAA
- the LOC128461424 gene encoding tripartite motif-containing protein 16-like, protein MAQKEIQLDMERFCCPICLDLLKDPVTTVCGHSFCKSCINTHWDNGEERGSYSCPQCRQTFTPRPVLEKNTVLADLVEELKKTGLQAAPADHCYAGPEDVACDVCTGRKRKACKSCLNCLASYCENHLQPHLQSVPLKKHKLVEPSEKLQENICSRHNEVMKIFCRTDQQCICYLCSMDEHKGHDTVSAAAEWTERQRELGLRRQTIQQRVQDKEKDVKLLQQEEEALNGSADKAVKDSEEIFTEMIRLLEKRSSDVKQQIRSQQETEVSRVRELQERLEQEITELKRKDHELKQLSDTEDHNQFLHNYPSLSPLSGSTHSSSIRIRPLRIFEDVTAAVSKVRGRLQDILSETETEILQIVSQVDVLLPQPEPQTRADFLRYSQEITLDPNTAQRVLLLSEGNRKVTRMKTEQSYSDHPDRFTDYCQVLSRESLTGRRYWEVEVEVGVRVRVAVTYKNIRRAGNSHECRFGFNDKSWSLVCYRNSYNFLYNSIKTPVSGPWSSRVGVYLDHSAGVLSFYSVSDTMTLLHRVQTTFTQPLYAGVGIGSGAAAEFCKLK, encoded by the coding sequence atggcgcagaAAGAAATTCAACTAGACATGGAAAGATTCTGCTGTccgatctgtctggatctactgaaggatccggtgactactgtctgtggacacagcttctgtaagagctgtattaacacccactgggacaatggggaggagagaggaagctacagctgccctcagtgtagacagaccttcacaccgaggcctgtcctggagaaaaacaccgtgttagctgatttagtggaggagctgaagaagactggactccaagctgctcctgctgatcactgctatgctggacctgaagatgtggcctgtgatgtctgcactgggagaaaacggAAAGCTTGTaagtcctgtttgaattgtttggcctcttattgtgaaaatcacctccagcctcatcttcagtccGTTCcattgaagaagcacaagctggtggaaccctcggagaagctccaggagaacatctgctctcgtcacaacgaggtgatgaagatattctgccgcactgatcagcagtgtatctgttatctctgctctatggatgaacacaaaggccacgacacagtgtcagctgcagcagaatggactgagaggcagagagagctcgggctgaggagacaaacaatccagcagagagtccaggacaaagagaaagacgtgaagctgcttcaacaggaggaggaggccctcaatggctctgctgataaagcagtgaaggacagtgaggagatcttcactgagatgatccgtctgctggagaaaagaagctctgatgtgaagcagcagatcagatcccagcaggaaactgaagtgagtcgagtcagagagcttcaggagagactggagcaggagatcactgagctgaagaggaaagaccatgaactgaagcagctctcagacacagaggatcacaaccagtttctacacaactacccctcactgtcaccactcagtggatctacacactcatccagcatcaggatccgtcctctgaggatctttgaggacgtgacagcagctgtgtcaaaggtcagaggtcgactacaggacattctgagtgagacagagacagagattttacagattgtgtctcaagttgatgttttactgccacaaccagagccacagaccagagctgacttcttaagatattcacaggaaatcacactggatccaaacacagcacaaagagttctgttattatctgagggaaacagaaaagtaacacgTATGAAGACAGAACAGTCTTATtctgatcacccagacagattcactgattattgtcaggtcctgagtagagagagtctgactggacgtcgttactgggaggtggaggtggaggtgggagtAAGAGTTCgtgtagcagtcacatacaagaatatcCGCAGAGCAGGAAACTCACATGAATGTAGATTTGGattcaatgataaatcttggtcgTTAGTTTGTTATAGAAACAGTTATAACTTTCTTTACAACAGCATCaagactccagtgtcaggtccttggtcctccagagtaggagtgtacctggatcacagtgcaggtgttctgtccttttacagcgtctctgacaccatgactctcctccacagagtccagaccacgttcactcagcctctctatgctggagttggGATTGGTTCTGGAGCCgcagctgagttctgtaaactcaaatag
- the stpg1 gene encoding O(6)-methylguanine-induced apoptosis 2 isoform X2 yields the protein MAQQVNQLDRERFCCSICLDLLKDPVTTGCGHSYCRSCINNHWDKGEERGSYSCPQCRQTFTPRPVLVKSAMLADLVEELKKTGLQAAPADHCYAGPEDVACDVCTGRKLKALKSCLVCLASYCENHLQPHLQSAPFKKHKLVEPSEKLQENICSRHDEVMKIFCRTDQQCICYLCSMDEHKDHDTVSAAAEWTERQRELGLRRQTIQQRVQDTEKDVKLLQQEEEAINGSADKAVKDTEEIFTELIRLLEKRSSDVKQQIRSQQETEVSRVRELQEKLEQEITELKRKDHELKQLSDTEDHNQFLHNYPSLSPLSGSTHSSSIRIRPLRYFEDVTAAVSQGSGGYSNPQRNIPGPNVYNTQSSFINKYDFSSGVSRAFRRPLAVQPVGPKQRTPAPNQYDVSCGSRDRFSSVVGTSAFLSKTGRDSFYPDKNLPSPCHYEVNNYRIQHGSKVVLSPFRSKTQRIPALVDKHVPGPGAYSPHRAPTPVKKTLLPRGCHLAKSEPALAVAKDPPLPGPGQYDIQNPDATSRHPMLTAAFASRTERLPQYFSTEVKPGPGFYDPQILAKHSFFYNDSRVWLPV from the exons atggcgcagcaagTAAATcaactggacagagaaagattctgctgttcgatctgtctggatctactgaaggatccggtgactactggctgtggacacagctactgtaggagctgtattaacaaccactgggacaaaggggaggagagaggaagctacagctgccctcagtgtagacagaccttcacaccgaggcctgtcctggtgAAAAGCgccatgttagctgatttagtggaggagctgaagaagactggactccaagctgctcctgctgatcactgctatgctggacctgaagatgtggcctgtgatgtctgcactgggagaaaactgaaagctctcaagtcctgtttggtttgtttggcctcttattgtgaaaatcacctccagcctcatcttcagtcagctccatttaagaagcacaagctggtggagccctcggagaagctccaggagaacatctgctctcgtcacgacgaggtgatgaagatattctgccgcactgatcagcagtgtatctgttatctctgctctatggatgaacacaaagaccacgacacagtgtcagctgcagcagaatggactgagaggcagagagagctcgggctgaggagacaaacaatccagcagagagtccaggacacagagaaagacgtgaagctgcttcaacaggaggaggaggccatcaatggctctgctgataaagcagtgaagGATActgaggagatcttcactgagctgatccgtctgctggagaaaagaagctctgatgtgaagcagcagatcagatcccagcaggaaactgaagtgagtcgagtcagagagcttcaggagaaactggagcaggagatcactgagctgaagaggaaagaccatgaactgaagcagctctcagacacagaggatcacaaccagtttctacacaactacccctcactgtcaccactcagtggatctacacactcatccagcatcaggatccgtcctctgaggtactttgaggacgtgacagcagctgtgtcccag GGAAGCGGGGGTTACAGTAACCCACAGAGAAACATCCCAGGACCAAATGTCTACAACACACAGAGCTCCTTCATAAACAAGTATGATTTTAGCTCGGGCGTCTCCAGAGCGTTCAGGCGGCCGCTGGCTGTGCAGCCGGTCGGTCCCAAGCAGAGAACTCCAGCTCCAAATCAATATGAC GTCAGCTGTGGGAGTAGAGACAGATTCTCCTCGGTGGTCGGTACTTCAGCTTTCCTCTCAAAAACGGGACGTGACTCTTTCTATCCAGATAAAAACCTGCCTTCGCCAT GCCACTATGAGGTGAACAACTATAGGATCCAGCACGGCTCCAAAGTGGTCTTGTCCCCCTTCAGATCTAAAACCCAGAGAATCCCTGCTCTCGTGGACAAACATGTCCCTGGCCCCGGGGCCTACAGTCCCCATAGGGCCCCCACACCAGTGAAGAAGACCCTCCTACC GAGGGGTTGTCATTTGGCAAAATCAGAGCCTGCCCTGGCTGTTGCAAAGGATCCGCCCCTGCCGGGCCCCGGGCAATATGATATACAGAATCCTGACGCCACGTCCAGACATCCAATGCTCACTGCGGCGTTTGCATCCAGAACTGAAAGATTACCACAATACTTTTCCACCGAAGTGAAGCCGGGTCCAG GTTTCTATGATCCACAGATTCTGGCAAAGCACTCCTTCTTCTACAATGATTCCAGAGTCTGGCTCCCGGTTTGA
- the LOC128461429 gene encoding MAP7 domain-containing protein 1: MYPHRWYHPQSRQQSRDSHSFTPQSLEQILGCCRDTEEDNTVRSGTEDTSGFMSPVLRDALHSHQCTTRSLRLSPWESRIVERLMTPTLSFLARSRSAATLLNTSDSHSHHCSRSASANPLNASSHHHQHQNSAERWRVSSASTPDITLRQRRRNSTPLDKKKKEKKDKERENSLTKDKVQKKRQTTSPAATTTRSRPETSTQKLKNRPPSPAAPKSRPLSPLVPAAASASKTPTGKKTPTGTKTRPKRAQTPARVQPQAVTAVAVETGHEPQQPDSAEEKKDSSDAPAIVVSSARLSPTSLSPPAASPAAVPSVEPSASAASPAEASTSNPTPSAAPTAAARTPTPTSTTATAAARTPTPTAAAPANKPSAGTNNQEEAARALAEKRRQAREQREREEQERLEQEQKNRILREEAMAREVEERKRREEEAQFMAEQQRLRDAQEEKEEQEKAKAEQEENERAQKQREEAESKAREETERQRIEREKHFHKEEQERLERKKRLEEIMKRTRKSDAGEKKDVKASPQVNGKDTELNKAPGNLQSPSGVVNGIQATTHQNGVSANGEQADFKEIIKLKNGSNPGPQQSGLVGEPILAFEGGEPFLMKTSPMKPQHVAEVL, from the exons ATGTATCCTCATCGATGGTATCACCCACAGAGCCGTCAGCAGAGTAGAGACTCACATTCCTTCACTCCACAGTCACTAGAACAGATCCTCGGGTGCTGCAGGGACACGGAGGAGGACAACACTGTCAGGTCAGGGACAGAGGACACGTCAGGGTTCATGTCTCCGGTCCTGAGAGACGCTCTGCACAGTCACCAGTGTACCA CCCGCAGTCTGCGTCTCAGCCCGTGGGAGAGCCGGATCGTGGAGAGGCTCATGACGCCGACGCTGTCCTTCCTGGCTCGCAGCCGCAGCGCCGCCACCCTCCTCAACACCAGCGACTCCC ACTCTCACCACTGCTCCCGTTCAGCCTCTGCCAACCCGCTGAACGCCAGCTCCcatcaccaccagcaccagAACTCCGCCGAGCGCTGGAGGGTCTCGTCCGCCAGCACGCCGGACATCACGCTGCGCCAACGCCGACGGAACTCCACACCG ctggacaagaagaagaaggagaagaaagacaaagagagggagaactCGCTCACAAAAGACAAAGtgcagaagaagagacagacGACGTCTCCTGCCGCCACGACCACGAGATCCAGGCCGGAGACCAG cacCCAGAAGCTGAAAAACAGACCCCCGTCGCCGGCCGCCCCCAAAAGTCGGCCCCTGTCGCCTCTAGTGCCAGCAGCAGCATCGGCCTCCAAGACTCCCACGGGTAAGAAGACACCTACTGGCACCAAGACCCGACCCAAACGGGCCCAGACGCCCGCCAGGGTCCAGCCGCAGGCGGTCACAGCGGTCGCGGTGGAAACCGGCCACGAGCCCCAGCAGCCCGACTCCGCCGAGGAGAAAAAAG attccAGTGACGCTCCTGCCATCGTGGTGTCCTCAGCTCGGCTTTCACCTACTTCCCTCAGCCCACCGGCGGCTTCCCCTGCTGCAGTGCCAAGTGTAGAGCCGTCTGCCTCAGCTGCGTCTCCTGCAGAAGCCTCCACCAGTAATCCCACTCCCTCTGCTGCACCCACCGCCGCTGCCaggacccccacccccacctccaccacagCCACCGCCGCTGCCaggacccccacccccaccg CAGCTGCCCCGGCCAACAAGCCGTCAGCTGGCACCAACAACCAGGAGGAGGCCGCTCGGGCCCTGGCAGAGAAACGCCGACAAGCCCGAGAGCAgcgggagagggaggagcaggagcgtctggagcaggagcagaagaacag GATCCTGCGGGAGGAGGCGATGGCccgggaggtggaggagcggaagcgcagggaggaggaggctcagTTCATGGCCGAGCAGCAGCGTCTGAGAGACgctcaggaggagaaggaggagcaggagaaagcTAAAgccgagcaggaggagaacgagAGGGCGCAGAAACAG AGGGAAGAGGCCGAGTCGAAGGCCCGTGAGGAAACCGAGCGTCAGCGCATCGAGCGGGAGAAACACTTCCACAAAGAAGAGCAGGAGCGACTGGAGAGGAAGaag CGCCTTGAGGAGATCATGAAGAGGACTCGGAAGAGTGACGCAGGAGAGAAG AAAGACGTCAAAGCTTCTCCACAGGTCAACGGCAAAGACACAGAGCTCAACAAAG ctcctggaAACCTGCAGAGCCCCAGTGGAGTTGTGAATGGCATCCAGGCAACCACTCACCAAAATGGCGTCTCGGCCAACGGGGAGCAGGCGGACTTCAAGGAGATCATCAAGCTGAAGAACGGCAGTAACCCCGGTCCACAGCAGAGCGGGCTGGTGGGCGAGCCCATCCTGGCCTTCGAAGGAGGAGAGCCCTTCCTGATGAAGACGAGCCCGATGAAGCCTCAACATGTTGCAG AGGTCCTGTGA